The following coding sequences are from one Desulfosporosinus orientis DSM 765 window:
- a CDS encoding non-ribosomal peptide synthetase yields the protein MEEQKVVYPLTNAQIRIWETEQFFKGTSIANIGGALYLKEETDFAVWEQCINKLIERNDSLRIRIVETNSGPKQWIEPYRYQRIEQVDFTGKLRKEQETWLTNRLQIPFEVYAEPLYTFISIKAWDGYSGVFLKIHHMLGDGWTIGLLSTQIMAEYARRTGKANDPDSLEYSYLDFIKSEQEYLHSGKYEKDREYWLEKFKLKPELMAVKPKNSLYYSAEAKRLTYAIEAEEAGMIRDYCKAYSTSPAILFEAALGIYLQRLHDLKRISFGVPVLNRRGVKELSTVGMYVSTIPIQIELDEKVSFADLCKQLGKEHFQCFRHQRYPYNRMLAEVRELHGIHDNLYDVSVSYQNAKIDKTKYSYDFKTVWYFNGYQTESLCLHIDDRDDAGVFVLHIDYLRELFQTDEIDDIYRRIMLILWQAISDGSQRITDLELVDGRERQKLLKEFNQTKADYPRDKTIHQLFEEQAVRTPDQTAAVFEGESLTYEELNSRANCLARLLREKGVGRDKIVGLMPERSLEMLVGIMAILKAGGAYLPIAPETPGERIGYMLEDANAVLLITHEHLMNRVSSQWEVLDLSSEFIAGEKSFNLENVNLPRDLAYVMYTSGSTGKPKGVMIEHRSVLNLCAWIKDFYKLEENKNILSTTRISFDVSVEELLGGLLSGGTVFIGSKGLMLEPEKLITFIQENKINIAQFVPATLHSLLRVKKITSLRVVVCGSEKLNDGLKDKILGMGYELFDGYGPTEATVEVTIARCEPGKSTIGKPIANNSIYILSGGRGIQPVGAAGEICISGIGLARGYLNRPELTAEKFMANPFLPGERLYRTGDLGRWLPDGEIEFIGRIDHQVKIRGYRIELGEIEALLVKYEGIKEAAVTAREDETGSKYLCAYFVSYLEVTATELREHLAQRLPDYMLPSFFIPLPKLPLNPNGKIDRQRLPEPEGSIQTGADYVPPSTETEIRLARLWEEVLGFEKIGVNDSFFELGGHSLKAAILASKIGKEFKVEFPLREIFTAATIREEADYIDKAAESWARDLAAAEKRDFYPASPAQRGLYLLNHMDKNSTSYNMPGAMKIEGNLDEVKLKRVFKKLVQRHEAFRTSFHLRGAEVVQKIEDHLEFTVEAEELEEGDLSQVMTGFVRPFDLSQAPLLRVQLLKVIREEPGILSPPAMYYLLLIDLHHIISDGTSLAVLVRDFISFYKGEELPELSLQYKDFAVWQNKQLDSQKVRKQKEYWLNSFQGRIPVLELPADYPRPAFQNFAGDVVEFTVNKELTAGLKKLAAEKSATLYMLLLAAYNLLLYKYTGQEDIVVGSPIAGRQHPDLGGIIGMFVNTLALRNYPEGRKSFAEFLEEVKERALLAYENQDVQYKDLVEELGLKIDLSRNPLFDTMFIFQNMDSCEPEIEGLRFTGQSMGLRTAKFDLTLTGEEVGEEIHFELEYCTKLFKQETMLRFVRHFTNILKAVTENPELRLADLDILAEEERGQLLWEFNQTKVDYAKDKLIHQLFEDQAEKTPENIALVFAERTITYGELNSRANGVAQVLRGKGVGPESIVSLMTEPSVEMIVGIIAILKAGGAYLPIDPEYPEERIGYMLADSQAKVLLTQRSLQGLLERITYPGEVIDLSSPELVLGSREAKNLGNLENLSSPEDLAYVIYTSGSTGRPKGVLVEQRNLLAYVMTFNQEFELTGEDAVLQQASCCFDAFGEEIYPVLLKGGRLVLARRAEVRDVNLLAGVINRNSISLISCSPLLLNQLNTLTGLRSVHTFISGGDVLKGDYIDNLLQRGAQVYNTYGPTEATVCASYHRCLPGEKGLVPVGKPIANYRIYILDPDNNLSPLNIAGELCIAGEGVSRGYLNRPELTAERFVENPFVPGERMYRTGDLARWLPDGSIEFLGRIDQQVKIRGFRIELGEIEAPLLRLAGVKEAVVLAREDNSGGKYLCAYLIGEGEIGVPELRKHLAQELPDYMIPSYFLQLEKLPLTPSGKIDRQALPEPKESINTEAGYVPASTETEIRLARLWQEVLEVERIGVHDNFFELGGHSLKATLLVLKVQEEFGLTIPLVTMFSEGTIALLAGYIDAVRASVKPVVKADVKSDVKPAVKPDLSLVSDPKLVLLKAVDGVRENLFLIHDGSCTVEGYVEFSRRLEVEANVWGIKGAEAENMILPGITIADLAADYLKTIKKVQPEGPYSLAGWSSGGGIAFEMALQLESAGERIRFVSMIDSPPPGNADSGSELKGFMEMWEKLEGQLKEDLEGQTEEPFEKLPEGVAQAGARAGNGIPENGIPGAVFKLMSDYRTLNYQDRARRLKVVKAVLAAEISYQPAAKLQAELVYIGASESKVIPNQPWSGDCEKPVRYVEVKGDHFSIFKSPDVIGLTTAFAWNFQP from the coding sequence ATGGAAGAGCAGAAGGTGGTTTATCCCTTAACCAATGCGCAAATACGAATATGGGAAACGGAACAATTTTTTAAAGGTACTTCCATTGCAAATATCGGAGGTGCCTTGTATCTCAAAGAGGAAACAGACTTTGCTGTCTGGGAGCAGTGTATTAATAAACTTATTGAACGAAATGATTCTTTAAGAATCAGAATTGTGGAGACCAACAGCGGACCCAAGCAGTGGATTGAGCCTTACCGGTATCAAAGGATAGAACAGGTGGATTTTACAGGAAAATTGAGAAAGGAACAGGAAACCTGGTTAACCAACCGGCTGCAAATTCCTTTTGAGGTCTATGCTGAGCCTTTATATACCTTTATTAGCATTAAGGCTTGGGATGGCTACAGCGGGGTTTTTCTGAAGATTCACCATATGCTGGGAGATGGCTGGACCATCGGCCTGCTCAGCACTCAAATTATGGCGGAATACGCCAGGCGAACGGGAAAAGCCAATGACCCGGACAGCCTGGAGTATTCCTATCTTGATTTCATCAAGAGTGAACAGGAGTATCTTCATTCTGGCAAGTATGAGAAGGACCGGGAATATTGGCTGGAAAAATTTAAACTTAAGCCGGAGCTTATGGCCGTAAAGCCTAAAAACAGCTTGTACTACTCCGCCGAAGCCAAACGGCTGACTTACGCCATTGAGGCTGAGGAAGCAGGGATGATACGGGATTATTGCAAAGCATATTCCACATCTCCGGCCATTTTATTTGAAGCTGCCCTGGGTATCTATTTACAGAGACTGCATGACCTGAAGCGCATCTCTTTTGGTGTACCGGTGCTTAATCGCCGGGGGGTTAAAGAGCTGTCAACAGTGGGGATGTATGTGAGTACCATTCCCATTCAAATAGAGCTGGATGAGAAGGTTTCTTTTGCCGACCTTTGCAAACAACTGGGCAAAGAGCATTTTCAGTGTTTCCGGCATCAGAGATACCCTTATAACAGGATGCTGGCTGAGGTCAGGGAACTTCACGGCATTCATGATAATCTTTACGATGTCAGCGTTTCCTACCAAAATGCCAAAATTGATAAAACAAAGTACAGTTATGACTTTAAAACGGTATGGTATTTCAATGGCTATCAGACAGAATCTCTGTGTCTCCATATTGATGATCGGGATGACGCAGGGGTGTTTGTCCTGCACATAGATTACCTGAGAGAACTGTTTCAGACAGATGAGATTGACGATATCTACCGGAGAATCATGCTGATCCTGTGGCAGGCAATCAGTGACGGCAGCCAAAGAATTACGGACCTTGAGCTGGTGGATGGCCGGGAACGGCAGAAACTCCTTAAGGAGTTTAATCAGACCAAGGCTGATTATCCCAGGGATAAAACCATCCACCAGCTGTTTGAAGAGCAGGCGGTGCGGACCCCTGATCAGACAGCGGCAGTATTTGAGGGTGAAAGTTTAACTTATGAGGAGTTGAACTCCAGAGCCAACTGTCTGGCCCGGCTGCTGAGAGAGAAGGGAGTAGGGCGGGACAAGATCGTAGGCCTTATGCCCGAGCGTTCTCTGGAGATGCTGGTAGGGATTATGGCTATCTTAAAGGCGGGAGGAGCCTACCTGCCCATAGCCCCTGAAACCCCTGGGGAGAGGATAGGGTATATGCTGGAGGATGCTAATGCCGTGCTGCTTATAACTCATGAGCATTTAATGAACAGAGTGAGCAGCCAGTGGGAAGTCCTGGATTTATCCTCCGAATTCATTGCCGGAGAAAAATCTTTTAACTTGGAAAATGTAAATTTGCCAAGAGACCTGGCTTATGTCATGTACACGTCAGGTTCCACGGGAAAACCCAAGGGGGTTATGATCGAACACCGAAGTGTCCTTAATTTGTGTGCCTGGATTAAGGATTTCTATAAGCTGGAGGAAAACAAAAATATCCTCAGTACCACCAGGATATCCTTTGATGTTTCCGTTGAAGAACTATTGGGCGGGCTTTTGAGCGGAGGCACGGTTTTTATTGGTTCAAAAGGGCTGATGTTGGAACCTGAGAAGTTAATAACCTTTATCCAGGAGAATAAAATCAATATCGCTCAGTTTGTACCTGCGACTCTCCATAGCCTGTTAAGGGTAAAAAAGATTACCAGCCTGCGAGTGGTGGTCTGTGGCTCAGAGAAGCTGAATGATGGACTCAAGGACAAAATTCTCGGTATGGGATATGAGCTGTTTGATGGTTATGGACCCACTGAAGCAACAGTGGAAGTGACCATAGCCCGATGTGAACCGGGAAAATCAACAATCGGCAAACCCATTGCCAATAACAGTATCTATATTCTTAGCGGCGGCAGGGGTATTCAGCCTGTAGGCGCAGCGGGCGAAATCTGCATCTCAGGAATTGGGCTGGCCAGAGGGTATCTGAACAGACCGGAACTGACGGCAGAAAAATTTATGGCCAATCCATTCCTGCCGGGGGAGAGGCTGTACAGGACCGGAGATTTAGGCAGGTGGCTTCCCGACGGAGAAATTGAATTTATCGGCAGGATAGATCACCAGGTTAAGATCAGAGGTTACCGGATAGAGCTGGGGGAAATAGAAGCCCTGCTTGTAAAGTATGAAGGGATTAAAGAGGCGGCAGTGACAGCCCGGGAGGATGAGACTGGCAGCAAGTACTTGTGTGCCTACTTTGTCAGCTATCTGGAAGTAACGGCAACCGAGCTGCGGGAACACCTGGCCCAAAGGCTGCCGGATTATATGTTGCCTTCTTTCTTTATCCCGTTGCCTAAGCTGCCTCTGAACCCCAACGGGAAAATTGACAGGCAAAGACTGCCGGAGCCTGAGGGAAGCATTCAGACAGGAGCAGACTATGTCCCGCCCTCTACGGAAACGGAAATACGCCTGGCGAGGTTATGGGAAGAGGTACTGGGTTTTGAAAAAATAGGGGTCAATGACAGCTTCTTTGAACTGGGGGGACACTCCCTGAAGGCTGCCATCCTGGCCTCAAAGATAGGGAAGGAATTCAAAGTAGAGTTTCCCCTGAGAGAGATTTTTACAGCAGCGACTATCCGGGAGGAGGCGGACTATATCGACAAGGCCGCTGAGAGCTGGGCTAGGGATTTGGCAGCGGCAGAAAAGAGGGACTTTTATCCTGCCTCTCCGGCTCAAAGAGGACTGTATTTACTAAACCATATGGATAAAAATTCTACCAGCTACAATATGCCTGGAGCTATGAAGATAGAAGGCAACCTGGATGAAGTAAAGCTGAAACGAGTTTTCAAAAAGCTTGTGCAGCGGCATGAGGCCTTCAGAACCTCCTTTCATCTTAGGGGTGCTGAAGTTGTCCAGAAAATAGAGGATCACCTGGAGTTTACCGTTGAGGCGGAGGAGCTGGAAGAAGGGGATTTGTCCCAGGTTATGACGGGATTTGTCAGACCTTTTGACCTCTCGCAAGCACCCCTGCTCCGGGTCCAACTCCTGAAAGTTATTCGTGAGGAGCCAGGGATTCTCTCACCTCCGGCTATGTATTATTTGCTGCTCATTGATCTGCATCACATTATATCCGACGGTACCTCTTTAGCTGTGCTGGTCAGGGATTTTATCAGCTTCTACAAGGGAGAGGAGCTGCCGGAGCTCAGTCTGCAGTACAAGGACTTTGCTGTATGGCAGAACAAACAGCTTGATTCCCAAAAGGTCAGGAAGCAGAAAGAATACTGGTTAAACTCTTTCCAAGGCAGGATTCCGGTCCTGGAACTGCCGGCGGACTACCCCAGGCCGGCCTTCCAAAACTTTGCAGGGGATGTCGTGGAATTCACTGTCAATAAAGAACTGACGGCAGGGTTAAAGAAACTTGCAGCAGAAAAGAGCGCTACCCTATATATGCTGCTGCTGGCTGCCTATAACCTCCTTCTCTATAAATACACGGGACAGGAAGACATCGTCGTAGGATCTCCTATCGCAGGCAGGCAGCATCCGGATCTGGGGGGAATAATCGGCATGTTCGTCAACACCCTGGCCCTGAGAAATTACCCTGAAGGCCGAAAGAGTTTTGCTGAGTTTCTGGAGGAAGTAAAAGAAAGGGCCCTCCTGGCTTATGAGAACCAGGATGTGCAGTATAAAGATCTGGTGGAGGAGCTGGGCCTAAAGATTGATCTGTCCAGAAACCCGCTCTTTGACACCATGTTTATTTTTCAGAATATGGACAGCTGTGAGCCGGAGATTGAAGGGCTCAGGTTTACAGGGCAGAGTATGGGCCTGAGGACGGCTAAGTTTGATCTTACCCTCACAGGAGAAGAGGTGGGAGAGGAAATCCACTTTGAACTGGAATATTGCACTAAACTTTTTAAGCAAGAAACTATGCTGAGGTTCGTCCGGCATTTTACCAATATTCTTAAAGCAGTTACAGAAAATCCGGAGCTAAGACTTGCTGACCTGGATATCCTGGCTGAGGAAGAAAGAGGACAGCTTCTCTGGGAGTTTAATCAGACGAAGGTTGACTATGCCAAGGATAAACTCATTCATCAGCTCTTTGAGGACCAGGCGGAGAAGACGCCGGAGAATATTGCCCTGGTCTTTGCTGAAAGGACCATAACTTATGGAGAGTTAAACTCCAGAGCTAACGGTGTAGCCCAAGTATTGAGAGGGAAGGGAGTAGGGCCGGAGAGTATCGTAAGCCTGATGACGGAGCCTTCTGTTGAGATGATTGTGGGGATTATAGCCATCTTGAAAGCTGGGGGCGCCTACCTGCCCATTGATCCTGAGTACCCGGAGGAAAGAATAGGCTATATGCTGGCGGATTCCCAGGCTAAGGTGCTTTTGACCCAAAGGTCATTACAGGGGTTGCTGGAAAGGATTACTTATCCGGGTGAAGTTATTGACCTCTCTTCTCCGGAGCTGGTGTTGGGCAGCCGTGAGGCTAAAAACCTGGGTAACCTGGAGAATCTCAGTTCCCCTGAAGATTTAGCTTATGTTATCTATACCTCCGGATCGACGGGACGTCCCAAAGGTGTTTTAGTTGAGCAAAGGAACCTGCTGGCTTATGTCATGACCTTTAATCAGGAATTTGAGTTAACGGGGGAGGACGCTGTACTTCAGCAGGCTTCCTGCTGCTTTGATGCCTTTGGCGAAGAAATCTACCCCGTGCTGCTGAAAGGCGGCAGGCTTGTGCTGGCCAGGAGGGCAGAGGTAAGGGATGTCAACCTGCTGGCAGGGGTGATCAACAGGAATTCAATCAGCCTAATCAGCTGTTCACCCTTATTGTTAAATCAGCTGAACACACTGACGGGGTTAAGGAGTGTCCATACCTTCATCAGCGGCGGGGATGTCTTAAAAGGCGACTACATTGATAACCTCCTGCAAAGGGGAGCACAGGTTTACAATACCTACGGTCCCACGGAAGCAACGGTGTGTGCCAGTTACCACCGGTGCCTGCCTGGCGAAAAGGGATTGGTCCCTGTCGGCAAACCCATTGCCAACTACAGGATCTACATCCTTGATCCGGACAATAACCTTTCACCGCTGAATATTGCGGGAGAATTGTGTATTGCAGGGGAGGGTGTAAGCAGGGGCTATCTGAACAGGCCTGAGCTTACAGCGGAAAGGTTTGTGGAAAACCCATTTGTGCCGGGAGAGCGGATGTACAGGACCGGTGATCTGGCCCGCTGGCTGCCGGACGGCAGCATAGAATTCCTGGGACGGATTGACCAACAGGTCAAGATCAGGGGTTTCAGGATAGAGCTGGGCGAGATTGAAGCCCCGCTGCTCAGGCTGGCTGGAGTGAAAGAGGCTGTTGTTCTGGCCAGGGAGGACAATAGCGGCGGCAAATACCTTTGTGCCTACCTGATCGGTGAGGGGGAGATTGGAGTGCCGGAGTTAAGGAAACACCTGGCTCAAGAGTTGCCGGATTACATGATCCCCTCCTATTTCCTGCAGCTGGAGAAGCTGCCCCTGACTCCCAGCGGCAAGATCGACAGGCAGGCCCTGCCTGAGCCTAAGGAAAGCATTAACACAGAGGCTGGGTATGTCCCGGCCTCCACGGAAACGGAAATACGGCTGGCCAGGTTATGGCAGGAGGTACTGGAAGTTGAGAGAATAGGGGTCCACGACAACTTCTTTGAACTGGGCGGGCATTCTTTGAAAGCCACCTTGCTTGTCTTAAAGGTACAGGAGGAATTTGGCCTTACTATTCCCCTGGTAACGATGTTTTCTGAAGGAACCATAGCTTTGCTTGCGGGCTATATAGACGCTGTCAGAGCCAGCGTCAAACCCGTTGTTAAAGCTGATGTTAAATCGGATGTGAAACCGGCAGTAAAACCTGATCTCAGCCTGGTTTCTGACCCAAAGCTCGTGCTCCTTAAAGCTGTGGATGGAGTCAGAGAGAACCTGTTTCTTATCCATGATGGAAGCTGCACTGTAGAAGGGTATGTGGAATTCAGCCGCAGGTTGGAAGTGGAGGCCAATGTATGGGGCATTAAAGGGGCAGAGGCTGAGAATATGATTCTGCCCGGCATCACTATAGCAGATCTGGCCGCTGACTATCTGAAAACCATTAAGAAAGTGCAGCCGGAAGGTCCTTATTCCCTAGCCGGCTGGTCCAGTGGAGGTGGGATTGCCTTTGAAATGGCTTTGCAGCTTGAAAGTGCAGGGGAGAGGATCCGCTTTGTATCTATGATTGATTCCCCGCCTCCTGGCAATGCAGATTCGGGGAGTGAACTAAAAGGCTTTATGGAGATGTGGGAAAAACTCGAAGGTCAGCTGAAAGAGGATCTTGAAGGGCAGACTGAAGAACCTTTTGAGAAGCTTCCGGAAGGGGTGGCGCAGGCCGGGGCAAGAGCGGGAAATGGGATACCTGAGAATGGAATTCCTGGGGCAGTATTTAAGCTGATGTCCGATTATAGGACCCTAAACTACCAAGACAGGGCCCGGAGACTAAAGGTTGTTAAAGCTGTCTTAGCGGCTGAAATCAGTTATCAGCCTGCTGCCAAGCTGCAAGCAGAACTTGTCTATATTGGAGCCAGTGAATCCAAAGTTATTCCTAACCAGCCATGGAGCGGGGATTGTGAAAAACCCGTCAGGTATGTGGAAGTAAAGGGGGATCATTTCTCAATCTTTAAAAGCCCGGATGTCATAGGCCTGACAACAGCCTTTGCCTGGAATTTTCAGCCCTGA
- a CDS encoding [Fe-Fe] hydrogenase large subunit C-terminal domain-containing protein, translating into MLVNREEAREEYLTMLDGIVYTDMEQCQACSACLRVCRTKSIMMKEGKSKIIEESCLNCGACLKACSRGAKKYQSGLEAVEELLAKDKSAIILAPSYVIVAQKRYGCSPEQFGTALRKLGFALVYEASFGADVVTKVYLNYLWDFLNTQGREKTHVITSPCPSLMNFMEKHAPSLLDEFAPIMSPMAAQAVLVKQWNQGQVRIVGASPCMAKKSELLDPELGLYDQKLTFEELIQLLDRRGIVPACLEETEFDGIQALYGAGFPISGGLTKALEPFSGELGFNLLSNDYLIIEGEDRSTNFLKQMARHKQGSGGLAGYPLLIDILFCEGCIMGKSLGVEGDYWENKRLITDYTKKRFQKLQENSQECQGYITLVKNTVEVPEFQRWLAIVEELIADNQFTRPWQSREYHRKEPAEEVLRGILELDGKHTREDELNCGACGYETCRERAIAVYNGENEPGGCIVHVKYEAKLSLEENKRLLELDQLKSDFLSTVSHELRTPLTSVLGFSNIIKKKFEDTIVPLVNGDDKKVKRTVQQIADNVEIIISESRRLTNLINDVLDLSKMEAGKVEWQMESISLEEVIARAIAATSSLFEQKGLELKTDMEELPLIQGDKDRLIQTVINLISNAVKFTDQGSITCRARVTGDEITVSVIDTGIGIAAGDLPKVFEKFKQVGDTLTDKPKGTGLGLPICKQIIAQHGGRIWVESEIGQGSTFLFTVPLDKEKGDQLNRLDIDNLVKQMTEQVSSDVRSQSREQKNVLVVDDDANIRMLLRQELEAAGYAVREAGDGIEAIKMINQSKPDLILLDVMMPGISGFDVAAVLKNDPGTMDIPIIIVSIIEDKERGFRIGIDRYFAKPINTDALIKEIGLLIANGASRKKVLVVDEDTSTLKTLVDVLETKGYAVVSARDNEDCLKKAQEEKPDMIIVDTVFSRRHNMVKTIRLEKGLENVLFLFY; encoded by the coding sequence GTGCTTGTGAACAGAGAGGAAGCAAGAGAGGAGTACTTGACCATGCTCGATGGAATTGTATATACAGATATGGAACAATGTCAGGCCTGTTCTGCATGCCTTAGAGTTTGCAGGACCAAGTCCATTATGATGAAGGAAGGCAAGTCAAAAATCATTGAAGAAAGCTGCTTGAACTGCGGGGCTTGTCTTAAGGCTTGCAGCAGAGGGGCCAAGAAATACCAGTCCGGGCTGGAAGCTGTTGAGGAATTATTAGCAAAGGATAAGTCAGCTATTATCCTGGCTCCCTCCTATGTGATTGTTGCCCAAAAGAGGTACGGCTGTTCACCGGAGCAATTCGGCACCGCCTTAAGAAAACTGGGTTTTGCACTGGTCTATGAAGCCAGTTTTGGAGCGGATGTGGTAACCAAGGTCTACCTGAACTATCTCTGGGATTTTCTGAATACCCAGGGCAGAGAAAAAACCCATGTAATCACCAGTCCTTGTCCTTCCCTGATGAATTTTATGGAAAAACATGCTCCCTCTCTCCTGGATGAATTTGCCCCCATCATGAGTCCCATGGCTGCCCAGGCAGTGCTGGTCAAGCAATGGAACCAGGGGCAGGTCCGGATTGTGGGTGCCAGTCCCTGTATGGCTAAAAAATCGGAGCTGCTGGACCCGGAACTGGGGCTTTATGATCAGAAGCTGACCTTTGAAGAGCTCATCCAACTGCTGGACAGGCGGGGAATAGTTCCTGCCTGCCTGGAGGAAACGGAATTTGACGGCATTCAGGCTTTATATGGTGCCGGTTTCCCCATATCCGGAGGGCTGACGAAGGCCTTGGAACCCTTTTCCGGCGAATTGGGCTTTAATCTATTAAGCAATGATTACTTGATCATTGAGGGTGAAGACCGCAGTACCAATTTTCTAAAACAAATGGCCAGGCATAAGCAGGGAAGCGGGGGGTTGGCCGGTTATCCGCTATTAATTGATATCTTGTTTTGCGAAGGATGCATTATGGGTAAAAGCCTGGGTGTAGAAGGGGATTATTGGGAAAACAAGCGGCTTATCACTGACTATACCAAAAAACGATTTCAAAAGCTGCAGGAGAATTCTCAAGAATGCCAGGGATACATCACTTTAGTGAAAAACACGGTGGAGGTACCGGAATTTCAGCGCTGGCTGGCAATCGTGGAAGAGCTGATTGCGGACAATCAATTCACCAGGCCATGGCAGTCCAGGGAATATCACAGAAAGGAGCCAGCAGAAGAGGTGCTGCGAGGCATTTTGGAATTGGATGGCAAACATACCCGGGAAGATGAACTCAACTGCGGAGCTTGCGGTTATGAAACTTGCCGGGAAAGGGCCATTGCTGTCTATAACGGTGAAAATGAGCCTGGAGGCTGTATCGTACACGTCAAATACGAGGCCAAACTATCTCTGGAAGAGAATAAACGGCTCCTTGAACTGGATCAGCTCAAGTCCGACTTTTTGTCCACGGTTTCCCATGAGTTAAGGACTCCCCTGACCTCGGTCCTGGGGTTTTCCAATATTATTAAGAAGAAGTTTGAGGATACCATCGTCCCTCTGGTCAATGGGGATGACAAAAAAGTAAAGCGCACGGTCCAGCAGATTGCCGATAATGTGGAGATTATTATTTCCGAAAGCAGGCGGCTGACGAATCTGATTAATGACGTTCTTGATCTCTCCAAGATGGAAGCAGGAAAAGTGGAATGGCAGATGGAGTCCATTTCCCTGGAGGAGGTTATAGCCAGGGCCATTGCTGCTACATCCTCCCTGTTTGAGCAAAAGGGCCTGGAGCTGAAGACAGACATGGAAGAGCTGCCGCTGATCCAGGGGGACAAGGACAGGTTAATTCAAACCGTGATTAATCTGATCTCCAATGCAGTGAAGTTTACGGATCAGGGGTCAATTACCTGTAGAGCCAGGGTGACAGGGGATGAAATAACCGTCAGTGTTATTGACACGGGCATAGGGATAGCGGCAGGAGACCTGCCCAAGGTTTTTGAGAAATTTAAGCAAGTGGGGGATACCCTTACGGATAAACCCAAGGGCACCGGTCTGGGCTTGCCCATCTGCAAGCAAATCATTGCCCAGCACGGCGGGCGGATCTGGGTGGAAAGTGAGATCGGCCAGGGCAGTACCTTCCTATTTACCGTGCCTCTGGATAAAGAGAAGGGAGACCAGCTAAACAGACTTGATATCGACAACCTGGTTAAACAAATGACTGAACAGGTCAGCAGCGATGTACGCTCTCAAAGCAGGGAACAGAAAAATGTTCTGGTAGTAGATGACGATGCCAATATCCGCATGCTTCTCAGGCAGGAGCTTGAAGCGGCGGGATACGCGGTAAGGGAAGCCGGGGATGGCATTGAAGCCATTAAGATGATTAATCAAAGCAAGCCGGATTTAATTCTGCTGGATGTCATGATGCCGGGGATCAGCGGTTTTGATGTGGCTGCCGTGCTGAAAAATGATCCCGGTACTATGGATATCCCCATTATTATTGTCTCCATCATTGAAGATAAGGAAAGAGGCTTTCGCATCGGCATTGACAGGTATTTTGCCAAACCCATCAATACCGACGCCCTGATTAAGGAAATCGGCTTACTCATTGCCAATGGGGCTTCCCGGAAAAAGGTGCTGGTGGTTGATGAAGACACATCCACCTTAAAAACTCTGGTGGATGTATTGGAAACGAAGGGGTACGCCGTTGTCTCCGCCAGGGATAATGAAGACTGTCTAAAAAAGGCCCAGGAGGAGAAGCCGGATATGATTATTGTCGATACAGTATTTTCCCGCAGGCATAATATGGTGAAGACAATCCGCCTAGAGAAGGGGTTGGAAAATGTGTTGTTTTTGTTCTACTGA